The following is a genomic window from Miltoncostaea oceani.
GCCATGCCGAGGCGCCCGGCACCCGCGTCCCGTCCCCCGTCGCCCTCGAACTCGATCAGCAGCCGGCGGAGCAGTCCCGCGAGGACGTCGCGTTCGCCGTCGTCGAGGGCGGCGAGCATCCGGCGCTCGTTGTCGAGGTGGGCGGGGATCACGCGCTCGACGAGGTCGGCACCACGGGGCGTGAGCACCACGCGAGTGTTGCGGCGGTCCTCCACATCGGGACGTCGCTCGACGAGGCCGTCGCGCACCAGGCGGTCGATGCGGACGCTGACGGTGCCGGAGGTCAGTCCCAGCTCGTCCATCAGGCGCCGCTGCGGGACCCCCGCGTCGTCGTCGAGGCGGACGAGCGTCGCGAGCACCGCGAACGTGGGTCCGCCGATCCCGTGCTGGGCGAACAGCACCTCGAGCTCCGCGTCGATGTGCGACCGGACGCGGGCGAGGCGGGCGACGACGCCCACCGGGGACACGTCCAGGTCGGGCCGCGCCCGGGACCACTGGGCGATCAGGCGGTCGACCGAGTCGGCCATGGGATCGGGGTCCGGGGTACGCGGCGTCATGCGGCCATCCTAACCCGCGGACCCCTTTGACATATACCTTGAGATCAAGCTAAGAATGCGAGGGATAGAGGACGACCACCGGGGAGGATCGAGATGTCGAGCGTGATCACCGCAGGCGCCCAGGCACACCACGAGTCGGTGCCCGTCCGCCCGGGGCGGCGTCCGCGGGTGGTGATGGTCGTCGCGAACCCCGGCGTCTCCACCACCACGGGCTGGCCCGTCGGGTTCTGGGCGGCCGAGCTGTTCCACCCCCTGCACGCCTTCACCGCCGCGCGGTACGAGGTCGTCATCGCGTCGCCGGACGGTGGCCGCGTCGAGGTCGACGCGTTGTCGGACCCCCGCGACCCGAGCCGATGGTCCGAGGACGACCTCCTCTCCATGGGCGCTCTCCACACGCCCGCGATCACGGCGCTCCTCGACGACACCCCGGCGATCGGCGACGTCGACCTCGGGGCCGCCGACGCCCTGGTCGTGTGCGGCGGGCAGGGACCGATGTTCCAGTTCCGCGGGCACGAGGGCCTGATGGCCGCCATCGCCGAGGTCTACGAGTCGGGCCGCATGACCGCCGCCCTCTGCCACGGCGTGGCCGCGCTGATCGACGTGCGGCTCGCCGACGGCTCGTACCTCGTCGCCGGGCGCACGGTCACGGGCTTCGCCAACGTCGAGGAGGACTTCGGGGACGCGGCCGTCGGCACGAGGATCATGCCGTACCGGGTCGAGGACGAGCTCCGCGCCCGCGGGGCGAACTACGTTCAGGCGGGGCTGTTCCGGGCCTTCGCGGTCCGCGACGGCAACCTGGTCACCGGTCAGCAGCAGTACTCCGGCACGAGGGTCGCCGAGCTGCTCGTCGCCGCGCTGGGGGTCTGATGGGCGCCGCGACGCGGGTCGCGACGGTGGGCGCCGGCGCGGTGGGCCGCGCGCTCGCCGGGAGACTCGCCGGCGCCGGCCTCGACGTGACCCTCGCGGTGCGCGACCCCGCGCGGACGCCCGACGGCTGGACGGGGAGGACGTCCGAGGTCGCCGCAGCGCTCGACGCGGCGGACGTGGTCGTCGTCGCGGTACCGGGCACCGCCGTGCCCGCGTTCGCCGCCGAACACGGCGTGCGTCTCTCCGGCCGGGTGGTGCTCGACGCCAGCAACGACATGTCCGGTGGCGCGACCGGCCCGCTCCACCACCGGTCCGCGTGGGACGAGCACGCGCCGGGTGCCCACGTCTTCCGCGCGTTCAACACGCTGGGATGGGACACGATGGCGCGACCGGTGGTCGCCGGCGAACGCGCGGACCTCCCCTACAGCGGCCCGGACGGCCCGCCCGACGCGACGGCCCGCACGGTCATCGCGGCGACGGGCCTGCGCCCGGTGCGGGTCGGGGGGCCGGAGGCCGACGGACTGCTCGACGGCGCGACCCGCCTCTGGTTCGCGCTGGCGATGCGGGACGGCCGCCGCCGGCGGCTGGCGTTCCGCGTGATCGAGGAGCCACCCGGCTGACCGGCCGTGCGGCGCGCCGCCCCCGCGGGGGCGGCGCGCCCGGTGGTTCAGGCCCGCGTGTTGCCGTACGTGTCGTCGTGGACCAGCGCGCGCCACGGGCGGAAGTTGCGCTTCAGCGCCGGGGCGAGGCCCGTCGGGAACGACTCGGGGTAGCCGATCGGGCTCACGATGGCCGGATCGACCTCCGGGGGGACGCCGATGATCTCGCGCAGGCGGTCCTTCTCCCACCGCTGGAAGGCGGTGATCGGGACGCTGCCGAGGCCGGCCTCGCGGGCGACGAGCATCAGGTTCTCGAAGGCGAACGCCAGCGAGATGAGGTCGTCCTCGTAGCCGCCGGGGAAGCCCTCGGGGTACCCGCGCGGCACGAGCAGCCCGACGACGAAGGCCGGGACCTGGCGGTACGTCGACATGACGCCCTCGGCGTACTCGGACGCCCAGGCGGCGTGCTCCTCGTCGGTCGCGTCCTTCTGCGGGCGCATCAGGGCGAAGTACTGGGCGCCACCGGCGATGATCAGGTCCGCGACGGCGCGGCGCTTCTCGGCGTCGCGCACCACGAGCAGGCTCCACGCCTGCTGGCCGCCGCCGCTCGGCGCGCGGAGCGCGAGCCGCAGCAGGCGGTCGAGCGTCTCGTCGTCGACCGGGCGGTCGGTGTACGTGCGCACCGCGCGGCGCTTGCGGATGGCGTCTGCGAGCTCCATCGACTCCCTCCGGGGATTCGGGTCGTTTCGGCGGGAGTCTGCCGGACGCCCGCGCACCGCGGGCGTCCGGCAGGTCGCGCTACAGGTCGAGCGTCGTCTCGCCGCCGGGGTAGCAGAAGCTCGCGTGCGGCGAGTAGAAGCCCCAGAGGATCTGGAGCGGGTCCGCGGGACGCAGCGCGTACACGGAGTGGTCGGGCGCGAGGAACTCGAGCGACAGCACCTCCCACGGGTCGACGAGCCGCGCGACGTACGGGTAGCGCCCCGACACGTACGAGCCGTCGATGTCCGTGATGTAGACGAGCTGGCCGGTCGCGGTCACGTCGCCCGGCTCGCCGACCCGCACGCGGGTGCGGATGACGGGCGTGCCGTCGTCGGAGGTGGTGGCCGTGAGGACGCCGTCGTCGATCTCGATCACCGTCTCGCCCTGCACGGCGGGGACGCCGCGGGCCTGCACGTACTCGCGCATGGGCGGGTTGTCGTTGAAGTAGTGCGTCCACCAGCGGCCGGGGGTGTTCTCGTCGGCGTCGTGGCCGACGAGGTCCGACCCGATGTAGGTGAGGGAGTAGGCGCCGAAGCCCGAGGTCTGCTCGGGGCGGTCGACGACGTACTGGTTCATGAACACGTTGCCGTTCGCCTGGAGGGCGCCGGGTACCATGGCGGCCACGGCGTCGGGATCGGCGGGGACCCAGCCGAAGTAGAGCATGCGGCTGCCCACGACCATCTGGGGCGGGAGCAGGGATGACGGGGACACGGGACCTCCGGGAGGACGCGGTTGCGGGTCGCCGGCGAAGCGGCGCGCCGCTACCCTAACCGCTTAGATCGATGACCGGCAAGCCGACACCGGGGTCCCCGCCCCCCCGCCGCGCCACCCTGCGCG
Proteins encoded in this region:
- a CDS encoding MarR family transcriptional regulator, which translates into the protein MTPRTPDPDPMADSVDRLIAQWSRARPDLDVSPVGVVARLARVRSHIDAELEVLFAQHGIGGPTFAVLATLVRLDDDAGVPQRRLMDELGLTSGTVSVRIDRLVRDGLVERRPDVEDRRNTRVVLTPRGADLVERVIPAHLDNERRMLAALDDGERDVLAGLLRRLLIEFEGDGGRDAGAGRLGMALAPAHVTLAMRRAVGLPPEPGLLVRAVEDGGPADRAGLAEGDVLVAAAGVPLRALGRLHAAVAAAGAGGRLDLEVVRGVDRRATTLELPPRPAG
- a CDS encoding type 1 glutamine amidotransferase domain-containing protein, whose product is MSSVITAGAQAHHESVPVRPGRRPRVVMVVANPGVSTTTGWPVGFWAAELFHPLHAFTAARYEVVIASPDGGRVEVDALSDPRDPSRWSEDDLLSMGALHTPAITALLDDTPAIGDVDLGAADALVVCGGQGPMFQFRGHEGLMAAIAEVYESGRMTAALCHGVAALIDVRLADGSYLVAGRTVTGFANVEEDFGDAAVGTRIMPYRVEDELRARGANYVQAGLFRAFAVRDGNLVTGQQQYSGTRVAELLVAALGV
- a CDS encoding NADPH-dependent F420 reductase — protein: MGAATRVATVGAGAVGRALAGRLAGAGLDVTLAVRDPARTPDGWTGRTSEVAAALDAADVVVVAVPGTAVPAFAAEHGVRLSGRVVLDASNDMSGGATGPLHHRSAWDEHAPGAHVFRAFNTLGWDTMARPVVAGERADLPYSGPDGPPDATARTVIAATGLRPVRVGGPEADGLLDGATRLWFALAMRDGRRRRLAFRVIEEPPG
- a CDS encoding nitroreductase family protein; the protein is MELADAIRKRRAVRTYTDRPVDDETLDRLLRLALRAPSGGGQQAWSLLVVRDAEKRRAVADLIIAGGAQYFALMRPQKDATDEEHAAWASEYAEGVMSTYRQVPAFVVGLLVPRGYPEGFPGGYEDDLISLAFAFENLMLVAREAGLGSVPITAFQRWEKDRLREIIGVPPEVDPAIVSPIGYPESFPTGLAPALKRNFRPWRALVHDDTYGNTRA